The Nocardiopsis composta genome includes the window CTCCGCGCCTCCGGCCTTCCGCGGCGCCCCGCGGAGGAGGGGCGCCGCGGGCGGCCCGCCCCGCGGAGGAAGAGGGGTCACAGCCAGCTCTTGACCTTCTCGATCAGCGCGACCGGGTCGTCGCCGACCGGGGTGAGGTTCAGGTCGGTGACGCCGGCCGCGCGGAACGCCTCGACCCGCTCGCGGACGTAGGACTCCGGGCCGACCAGGTTGGTCAGCTCCAGCATCTCCTCCGGGACGGCGGCGGCCGCCTCGTCCTTCTTCCCGGCCAGGTAGAGGTCCTGGATCTTCTCCGCGGCCTCCTCGTAGCCGTAGCGGCGGGCCAGGGTGTTGTAGAAGTTCCGGCCCTTGGCGCCCATGCCGCCGACGTAGAGCGCGATCATCGGGCGGACGAAGTCCAGCAGCTTCTTGGTCTCCTCGCCCTCGCCGATGGCGAGCATGCCGCCGGCGGCGATCTCCAGCGGGGCCAGCGAGGGGTCCCGCTCGGCGGCGCCGGCGCGCAGCGACTCGCCCCACACCGAGTCGGCCTTCTCCGGAATGAAGAAGATGGGCAGCCAGCCGTCGGCGATCTCGGCGGTCATCCGCACGTTCTTCTCGCCGAGCGAGGCGAGGTAGATCGGCACCGCGCTGCGCACCGGGTGGTTGATGATCTTCAGCGGCTTGCCCAGGCCGGTGCCCTGCTCCGGGGGGAGCGGCAGGGTGAAGACCCGGCCGTCGTGGGTGAGCCGCTCCTCGCGGGCCCACACCTTGCGGCAGATCTCCACCACCTCGCGGGTGCGGGCCAGCGGCTTGGTGTAGGGAACCCCGTGCCAGCCCTCGATGACCTGCGGACCGCTGGCGCCCAGGCCGAGCACCGCGCGCCCGTCGGAGAGGTAGTCCAGGCCCGCGGCGGTCTGCGCGATCAGGGTGGGGGTGCGGGTGTAGACCGGGAGGATCGCCGCACCGATCCGGATCCGCTCGGTGCGCGCCGCGATGTAGCCCATCAGGGTGGGGCTGTCGTAGCCGTAGGCCTCCGCCACCCAGACGGTGTCCAGTCCGACCTTCTCCAGCTCGGCGATCTGTTCGACGGACTGCTTCGGGTCGCCCGCGTACTGCAGCGGCATGGAGATGCGCATCGTGCCTCCGTTGGTCGTCTCACCCGGGATGGGCGAAACCCTACAACCGAGTAGCGTTCGGTTCGGTGGTCGGGGTGGGGTGTGGCGCGCCGCTGAGCAGGCGTCCGACGCAGGGGCGGGCAAGGAGGCGGGAAGAAGGGCGCCGCCCCCTCCGCGGGGCGGCGCCCGGCCCCGGGCGCCTCAGCGGTGTGCGCCCGGGGGGTCGGAGGTCAGGCGTAGGAGTGCGCCTCGTCGGGGAAGGCGCCGGAGACGACCTCCTCGGCGAAGCCGCGGGCCGCCTCGGCCAGCGTCTCGTTCAGCGCGGCGTAGGTCTTGACGAACTTGGCCACCCGCGGGCTGAGGCCGGCCATGTCCTGCCAGACCAGCACCTGGGCGTCGGTGCCCGGGCCGGCGCCGATGCCCACCGTGGGGATGTTCAGCTCGCCGGTGATCCGCTCGGCCACGGCGTTGGGCACGCACTCCAGGACGACCGCGAACGCCCCGGCCCGCTCCAGCTCCTTGGCGTCGGCCAGCAGCTCGGCGGCCTGCTCGTCGCTGCGCCCCTGGACCCGGTAGCCGCCCAGGGTGTTGACGGACTGGGGGGTCAGGCCGAGGTGCCCCATCACCGGGACGCCGGCCGAGACCAGCGTCTCCACCTGGGGCACCATCCGGCGCCCGCCCTCCAGCTTGACCGCGTGCGCGCGGCCCTCCTTCATGAACCGGGCGGCGGTGCCCAGGGCCTGC containing:
- a CDS encoding LLM class F420-dependent oxidoreductase; this encodes MRISMPLQYAGDPKQSVEQIAELEKVGLDTVWVAEAYGYDSPTLMGYIAARTERIRIGAAILPVYTRTPTLIAQTAAGLDYLSDGRAVLGLGASGPQVIEGWHGVPYTKPLARTREVVEICRKVWAREERLTHDGRVFTLPLPPEQGTGLGKPLKIINHPVRSAVPIYLASLGEKNVRMTAEIADGWLPIFFIPEKADSVWGESLRAGAAERDPSLAPLEIAAGGMLAIGEGEETKKLLDFVRPMIALYVGGMGAKGRNFYNTLARRYGYEEAAEKIQDLYLAGKKDEAAAAVPEEMLELTNLVGPESYVRERVEAFRAAGVTDLNLTPVGDDPVALIEKVKSWL
- the panB gene encoding 3-methyl-2-oxobutanoate hydroxymethyltransferase, giving the protein MMSTTSAPALYGGTSTRRVTVRDIAAAKARGERWPMLTAYDALSSRVFDEAGIPVLLVGDSAAMVVYGYESTLPVTVDELVPLTAAVERATSRALVVADLPFGSYQASPEQALGTAARFMKEGRAHAVKLEGGRRMVPQVETLVSAGVPVMGHLGLTPQSVNTLGGYRVQGRSDEQAAELLADAKELERAGAFAVVLECVPNAVAERITGELNIPTVGIGAGPGTDAQVLVWQDMAGLSPRVAKFVKTYAALNETLAEAARGFAEEVVSGAFPDEAHSYA